The Magnetospirillum sp. XM-1 genomic interval AACTGGCCATGGTGCTGCGCCCGGTGGCCGGCTTCAAGCCGCGCTTCCAGAAGATGTGGTCCGGGGCCGAGTACGTCGTCCACCTGGACCCCGACAGCCTTCTGCCGCTGCGCATCTACACCGACAGCTTCGCCGCCGCCACGGTGATCAACGCCGTCGAGCCCTGCCGGGTGGCGGCGGAACAATGCGCCCCGCTGCTGGCGGCGGGTGAGCCGTAACCCTTGTATCTCATCCTTCCTGCATATTAGGCTGACACCAAAGAGTGTGCGGACGCGCCGGCATGAACCGGGCGCGCCAAGGGAGGCTGGAACCATGGGAATGCTCGACGCCCTGTCCGGGCTGCGGATCACCACGCGTCTGTGGCTTTTGGGCGGCCTGCCCCTGGCAGGCCTCGCCGCCGTCTTCGTCGCCGATTCGCTTCAACTTAAGGAAGAGATGGTGGCGGCGCGCGAGGTCAAGCTGCGCCACGTGGTCGAGGCCGCTTCGGGCGTGCTCGACCATTACGCCGAAGAGGCGAAACAGGGCCGCATGAGCGAGGATCAGGCCAAGGCCGCCGCCATGGGCGCCATCAAGAAGATGCGCTACGAAAAGGTCGAGTATCTGTGGATGAACGACATGGGCAAGCCGGTGCCCCGAATCGTCATGCACCCCATCTCGCCCCAGCTGGACGGCAAGATCCTCGACGATGCCAAGTTCAACAAGGCCACCTCCATGCGGACCGGCAATTCCGGCCCGTTCGAGCCGCTGAACAACGTCAACCTGTTCGGGGCCTTCGTCACGGTGGTCGACAAGGCCGGACAGGGCTACGTCACCTATGACTGGCCCAAGCCCAAGGAGGGCGGCGGCGTCACCACCGAGACCTATCCCAAGATGTCCTACGTCAAAGGCTTTCCCCAATGGGGCTGGCTGATCGGCTCGGGCGTCTACATCGACGACATCGACACCGCCTTCAAGGCCGAACTGGCCCAGCGCGGCATGCTGCTGGCCGCCATCCTGGCGGTGGTGGGCGGCCTTGGCCTGCTGATCACCGGCAGCGTCTCGTCGGGGTTCAGGGCGCTGCATCACGACGTCAACACCCTGCGCACCGGCGAGGCGGGCGACGCCATGCAACTCAGCCCCCAGCGCAGGGACGAGTTCCGCGAGGTGGCCGAGGTGCTGGGCGAGATGGCCGAGACCCGCAGCCGTCTCGACGCCGCTGAAGCCGAGCGCCAGGCGGCGCGCAAGAAGGCCGACCACGACCGCTTCATCATGCAGCGCGACATGCTGCGCTCACTGGTCCAGGCGGCCATGCTGGGCAACGAGGCGATGATCACCCTGTCGCGCATGAAGCGCGAAATCGACATGTCCACCGCCGAGGTGGGCCGCATGGCCCAGGCGGTGGACGAAATGCGCGAGTCCATCGAGGCCATCAACGCCGATTCCTCCCAGGCCGCCCAAGGCGCGGGCGAAGCCGGACAGGCGGCGGTCACCGGCCTGAACGCCAGCCAGGAGGCGCTGTCGGCCTTCGAGCGCATCGTCGCCGCGGTCAACGCTGCCGGCCATAAGGTCCAGGGGCTGGCCGAGGCCTCGGCCCAGATCGGCGAGATCGTCACCGCCATCGAGACGGTCGCCGGCCAGACCAACCTGCTGGCCTTGAACGCCACCATCGAGGCGGCGCGTGCCGGCGAGGCGGGAAAAGGGTTCGCCGTGGTGGCGGGCGAGGTCAAGAACCTGGCCAACCAGACCGCCAAAGCCACGGTGGACATCCGCTCGCGCATCGAGGGATTGCAGGGCGAGATGGGGGCCATCGTCGGCGCCATCGACGAAAGCACCGGAGCGGTCACCGAAGGCCGCTCGCTGGTGGGCGCGCTGGGCGAGCGCCTGCACGGCATCGCCGATCAGGTGGGCTCGGTGCAGACCAGCATGAGCACCATCTCCCACGTGCTGGACAGCCAGTCGGACACCGCCGGAAAGCTGGCCGACGGCACCACCCAGGTGGTCAGCCTGACCCAGGCCAACAACAAGCTGCTGGGCGACGTGCTGGAAGCCATGGGCCGCATGAGCCAGCACCTGGATTCCCAGGTGGGCAACTACGCCCAGTTGGGCTCGGGCGCCCTGCTGGTGGAGATCGCCAAGAACGACCACATCGCCTTCAAGCGCCGGGTGCTGGACGGCGTGCTGGGCCGTACGGACCTGAAGGCCGACGGTGTGCCCGACCACCACAATTGCCGCCTGGGCAAGTGGTACGACGCCATCACCGACAAGGCCATCTCGGGCAAGCCCGCCTATTCCAATCTGGTCACCCCGCACCAGGAGGTGCACGCGGCGGCCAAGCGGGCGCTGACCCATGCCGCCCAAGGCGACCTGGATTCCGCCTTCGCCGCCATCGACGACATGAACAAGGCGTCGGTGGCCGTGGTCGCCATGCTGGAGACCCTGGCCACCGAACTGGCCGCCCTGGAGGAAGCCCGGATGGCGGGGTGATCCCGCTTCCTATCCGCCGATCACGTTCCTGAGCAGGCCGATCTCGACGATCTCGGTCTCCATCACGTCGCCGAGCTTGAGAAATTCCGGGGGCTTGCGCGCGCCACCCACCCCGGGCGGCGTGCCGGTGGCGATGATGTCGCCGGGCTCGAGCGTCAATCCCGCCGACAGTTCGGCGATGATGCGCGGCACCTTGAAGTACATCTGCTCGGTGCTGGCGTCCTGCTTGACCACGCCGTTGACGCGGGTGATCAGATGGACCCGGGTGTGGTCGATGTCCGAGGCCGGCACGATCCAGGGGCCCAGCGGTCCGTGCCCGTCCAGGCTCTTGCCCTTGAACCACTGGCCGCCGTGCTTCTTCTGCTGCACGTCGCGGGCGGTGGTGTCATTGATGACGCAAAAGCCGAAGACGTGCTTCATGGCGTCAGCCTCGGCGATGTTCCTGCCCTTCTTGCCGATGATCACCGCCAGTTCGCACTCCCAGTCGATGGAGGTCGACACCGCCGGGTCATAGGGAATGGGGTCGTAGGGCCCGTTGATGGTCCCCACCGCCTTGGAGAAGAACACCGGATGCTCGGGCAGTTCGGCGGTCTTGAGGCGCATGGCCTCGCCCTCCTTGAAATGCTCGAGATAGTTCCAGCCCACCGCGTAGACGTTGCGGGTCGGTTCCGGAATGGGGGCCAGCAGCCGGACGTCGGACACCATGGGGCCGGAATCGGGGCCTTCCAGCATCAGCTGGCGGGCCTGGGCCAGGGCGAAATCACCGGCGGCGATCAGCGAAACCATGTTCGAGGGATCGAAGGACAGGGTCATGCCGCGCGCCTTGGCCGCCGCGCCCACGTCGACGACGCGGCCCGAGGCCTTGACCACGCCGATGCGCGCCGCCCCTCCCCCCGTCGAATAGGTGATCAGCCGCAGCGCCCCGGCGGCGGCGTTGGGAATGGGGCCGGCAGCCCCGGCAGCGGCAGGCATCAACGCCCCCGCCGCCACGGCGGCCCCCAGGGTCAGGAACTGGCGACGCTTCTCATCCATGACGGCTCTCCCTCCGGAAGTGGTCAGACCACTGCCATATGGGGAGCCGTCCGGAATTCTACATCGCCTCCAGCTCGTCGATGAAGCCGATGACCACGTCCAGGCCCTGGCGCCAGAATTGCGGGTCGCCGGCATCGAGACCGAAGGGGGCCAGCAGGTCCTGGTGGCGCAGCGTGCCGCCGGCCCGCAGCATGTCCAGGTACTTGGCGGGGAAGTCGGGAATGCCGCCCTTGGCGTAGACCGAGTACAGCGAGTTCACCAGGCAATCGCCGAAGGCGTAGGCGTAGACGTAGAACGGCGAGTGGACGAAGTGCGGGATATAGGTCCAGAAGTGCTTGTACTCGTCATGGAAGCGGAAGGCCGGGCCTAGGCTGTCGGCCTGGACGCTCATCCACAATTCGCCGATGCGCTCGGGCGACAGCTCGCCCCGGCGGCGCTCGTCGTGCAGCAAGGATTCGAACTCGTAGAACGCCACCTGGCGCACCACGGTGTTGATCATGTCCTCCACCTTGGAGGCCAGCATGATGCGGCGGCTCTTCGGGGACGTCTCGCGCTCAAGCATGGCGCGGAAGGTCAGCATCTCGCCGAACACCGAGGCGGTCTCGGCCAGCGTCAGCGGCGTGTCGGACATCAGCCCGCCCTGCACGCCCGCCAGCACCTGATGCACGCCGTGGCCCAGTTCGTGGGCCAGGGTCATCACGTCGCGGGACTTGCCCAGGTAGTTGACCAGCAGATAGGGATGCACCGAGGGAACGGTGGGATGGGCGAAGGCGCCGGGCGACTTGCCGGGACGCACGGGGGCGTCGATCCAGTTGTTGTCGAAGAACTTCTTGCCCACCGCCGCCATGTCCGGAGAGAACGCCCCATAGGCGCCCAGCACCGTGTCACGCGCCTGCTCCCACGTGTACTTGCGGTCGTCGTCGTCGGGCAGCGGCGCGTTGCGGTCCCAGTAATCCATCTTGTCGACGCCGAACCACTTGGCCTTTAGCGCATAGTAGCGGTGGGACAATTGAGGGAAGCAGCCCTTGACCGCCGAGACCAGGGCGTCCACCACGCCGTCTTCAACCTGGTTGGACAGGTTGCGGTAGGATTGGGGACGGGCATAGGCGCGCCACTTGTCCTCGATCTCCTTTTCCTTGGCCAGCGTGTTGGTGATCAGCGCGAACAGCGGCGCGTTGTCGCCCAGCACCTTGCCCAAGGACTTGGCGGCCTCCTTGCGCCTGGCACCGTCCTTGTCGCTGAGGCAGTTGAGCACCTCGGCCGAGGTCACCTCCCGGCCGCCCAGGGGAAAGCGCAGCCGGGCCATGGTCTCGTCGAACAGCCGGTTCCAGGCCGCCGTGCCCACCACGTGCAGCTCGTGCAGCATCTTCTCGGCCTCGTCCGACAGCTGGTGCGGGCGGAAGACGCGCAGGTCGCGCAGCCAGGGGCCGTAATGGGCCGCCTCGGGGGCCTTCAGCTTCTCGGCCAGCACGGAATCGTCCAGACGGTTGATCTCGAGGGTGAAGAACAGGGTATGGGTGGAGATGTCGGTGACCCGCTCCTGCATGCCCTGGTAGAAGCGGCCGCGCTCGGAATCCGAGACGTCGCCGGAATAGAGCAGCTGGGCGTAGGACATGGCGCGGTAGATGATCTGGCCGATACGCTCGTACTCGGCGATGGCGCGGCCCAGCTCGGCTCCCGGCAGCCCGGCCAGCTTGCCGGCATAGGCGGCCTCGAAGGCCTGGGAGGCCGCGGACGCCGCCTGCAGGTCGGCCTCCAGCTCCGGCGAATCCGGCGCGGGGTAAAGATCGGAAAGATCCCATTCGGGAAGGGTGCCGAGATCGTTGGCCGGTGCTACAAAGGTCATTCGCTGTCTCCTTGCTGCAACACAATATAAGGAGGCCGCCACGGCGCGAACAGGGAGTTTCGACGCATGGAGGTTGACTTCGCCGCGCAAACCAGCCTGCCGGCCATGTTCCTGGGCCAGGCGGAGCGCCTTTCCGCACGCCCCTTCCTCGGCCACAAGGCGGACGGCGTCTGGCAGGCGCTGTCGTGGGCCGAAACGGCGGAGCGCGTCCTGGCGCTGGCCGCCGGCCTGCGCGCCCTGGGCCTGGAACCCGGCGACCGGGTCATGCTGGTGGCCGAGAACCGCCCCGAATGGGCCGTGGCCGATCTGGCCATCATGGCGGCCGGCGGCATCAGCGTGCCGGCCTACACCACCAACACCGTCGCCGACCACCTGCACATCCTGGACAATTCCGGCGCCCGGCTGGTGATCGTCTCCACCCGTCCGCTGGCCGAGCGCGTCCTGCCCGCCGCCGCCCGCTCGGCCCAGGCGCCCGCCCTGATCGCCATGGAGCCCCTGGCCCTGGCCCAGTCCCCCGGCGTGGACGTCCACGCCTGGGACGCGGTGCTGGAACTGGGACGGCACAGGGCGGACGACATCCGCGGCACGGTCGCCGGCCTGAAGCGCGACGACACCGCCTGCCTGATCTACACCTCGGGGACCGGCGGCGTGCCCAAGGGCGTGATGCTGTCCCACGGCGCTATTCTGTGCAATTGCATGGGCGCCGCCGACGTGCTGCGCGAACTGGGCCTGGAGGACGAGGTCTTCCTGTCCTTCCTGCCGCTGTCGCACGCCTACGAGCACACCGCCGGCCTTTACTTCCCCATCTCCATCGGCGCCGAGATCCGCTACGCCGAAGGAATCGAGGTTCTGGCCTCCAACATGGCCGAGGTGTCGCCCACCATCATGACCGCGGTGCCGCGCCTGTACGAGACCATGCGGGCGCGCATCCTGAAAGGCTTGTCCCGGGTCAGCCCGCTGCGCCGCCGCCTGTTCATGGCGGCGCTGGACCTGGGCACGCGGCGTATGGAAGGCCGCCGCCTCGGCCCGCTCGACCGGCTGGCCGACCGGGTGCTGGAGCGGCTGGTGCGCGACAAGGTCCGCGCCCGCTTCGGCGGCCGGCTCAAGGCCTTCGTCTCGGGCGGCGCCCCCCTGCCCTACGAGGTGGGCGCCTTCTTCCTGGCGCTGGGCGTGCGCATCCTGCAGGGCTACGGCCAGACCGAGGCGGCCCCGGTCATCGCCGTCAACCGGCCGGACCACAACCGCATCGAAACCGTGGGCCCCCCCATGCTGGGCGTCGATCTCAGGATCGCCGGCGACGGCGAAATCCTGGTCCGGGGCGAGCTGGTGATGCGGGGCTACTGGCGCGACGGCGCCGCCACCGCCCAGGCCATCGATTCCGAAGGGTGGCTGCACACCGGCGACATCGGCGAGATCGACGCCGACGGACGCTTGCGCATCACTGACCGCAAGAAGGACATCATCGTCAATTCAGGCGGCGACAACGTGGCGCCCCAGCGCATCGAGGGCTTCCTGACGCTGGAGCCGGAAATCGCCCAGGCCATGGTCCACGGCGACCGCCGCCCCCATCTGGTCGCCCTGATCGTTCCCGACCGCGAATGGGCGCAATCCTGGGCCGAGGCGAACGGCCGGACGGAATCCGTCGATCAGTTGCTGACCTGCGACGATTTGCGCAAGGCGCTGACCCTGGTAATCGACCGGGTGAATCGCCAACTTTCTCCAATCGAGAAAATCCGCCGTTTCATGATCGCCACCAGTCCTTTCGATATAGATAACGGAATGTTGACTCCAACCCTCAAGATACGCCGCCATCAAATCAGGGCGATTTACGGAGCTGCGCTGGATGGTCTTTATGAAGAGAAGTCACAGAGCCGGAATCAGGCTTTCCAGTGAAAGCTTTGCCAACAGATAGCGAATGGACTGTTAACAAAAATCCCTCACTCATGGATTGCGCAGCGTCCCTATCCTTCCGTATTGCTTTTTGACGAAAGCTTGCTTTAAAACGTTCTCGCTTCCAAGATTGAGCCTCCGAGACCGCCTGGACAGATGTCACAAGCACTCCCCGCAATGCCCCTGGCCCCGGCCCCGGCCAATGTCGACTTGTCAAAGGTCAAGGCCCTGGTGTGCGAGCCGAGCTTGCCCATCCGCCAGGGAATTCGGCTGGCGCTGAACAATGTCGGCATCCGTGAGATCATGGAGGCCAGCACCTTCCTGGCCGCCCATCAGGCCTGCAAGGAAGGCGATCACGACTTCCTGGTGCTGAACCAGGAAATCGAGGCCAACGATTCCACCTTCATCATGCGCGAGTTGCGGTCCGGCAGCCTGGGCCGCGATCCCTTCATCCTGACGGTGATGCTGCTGGCGTCGCGCGAGGAGCCCAAGGTGCGCTCGGCCATCGATTGCGGCCCTGACGACCTGCTGCTGATTCCCTTCGCCCCCGACCAGTTGATGAGCCGTCTCAGGGTGCTGGTCGAGCGGCGCAAGCCCTTCGTTGTGACCCACGATTACATCGGCCCCGACCGCCGCGCCGCGCCGCGCCCGGGCGCCACCTCGGCCACCCAGTTCCAGGTCCCCAACCCGGTGAGGGCGCGGGGCACCAATCTGCCCCGCGACCGCTACGACCGGCTGAAGCAGGATTCCATCGTCGCCATCGGCATCGAGCGCATCAAGCGCCTGGCCGCGACCATGGACTGGGAGTGCAACGCGCTGACCGTCAGCGCCCGCGAAGGCAAGATGACCCCGGAGAGCACCTATCGCAGCCTGCTGAAGCTCGAGCAGGTGACCACGGAATTGTCCAATCGGGTCGCCAAGCAACTGGGCCACGCCACAGAGACCATCGACGGGCTAACCGAATTGTGCCGCAGGTTGAAAGCCACCCCAAGCAATGTCATCTTTTCAGACATTGAAACAGTCACGCAGACATCGCGACGAATTTCCGGCACCTATAGTTCGCGATAACAACTATCGACTTCAGTATTAAAGCCTTTTGCCAAGCGCCCCTGGAATACGTCCTGGGCCAGTGCTAAATTATGGTTATTCGGGGACTTTCACCCTGTCGCCCCTGCTTTTTTGGGGGACACTGCATATGCTGATCGGCGATTCCGACACCCTGGCATTCCAAGACCCCGAGGAAGTGTGCGCCAAATCGCCGTTCCACGTTCTGGTGGTCGAGGACGATCTGGTCCACTTCACCTATTGCCAACACGTCCTGCACAGCCTGTACGGCAAAGACCTCGAACTGGAACGGGCGGTTGACTGCCAGGGCGCCATCGACCTGCTGAGTTCCGGCCGTTTCGACATCTGCCTGCTGGACTACATGGTCAAGGGCGGCAACGCCAAGGACGTGCTGACCCGCATCGACTTCGGAAGCGTCGAGACCCCGGTGATCGTCATCAGCGCGCTGGACGACCGCGACACCATGCTCGAGGCCCTGCGCTACGGCGCCGACGATTACGTAGTGAAGGGACGCTTCGCCGAAAGCGACCTGAACCGGGCCATCCAGTACGCCATCTA includes:
- a CDS encoding methyl-accepting chemotaxis protein — its product is MGMLDALSGLRITTRLWLLGGLPLAGLAAVFVADSLQLKEEMVAAREVKLRHVVEAASGVLDHYAEEAKQGRMSEDQAKAAAMGAIKKMRYEKVEYLWMNDMGKPVPRIVMHPISPQLDGKILDDAKFNKATSMRTGNSGPFEPLNNVNLFGAFVTVVDKAGQGYVTYDWPKPKEGGGVTTETYPKMSYVKGFPQWGWLIGSGVYIDDIDTAFKAELAQRGMLLAAILAVVGGLGLLITGSVSSGFRALHHDVNTLRTGEAGDAMQLSPQRRDEFREVAEVLGEMAETRSRLDAAEAERQAARKKADHDRFIMQRDMLRSLVQAAMLGNEAMITLSRMKREIDMSTAEVGRMAQAVDEMRESIEAINADSSQAAQGAGEAGQAAVTGLNASQEALSAFERIVAAVNAAGHKVQGLAEASAQIGEIVTAIETVAGQTNLLALNATIEAARAGEAGKGFAVVAGEVKNLANQTAKATVDIRSRIEGLQGEMGAIVGAIDESTGAVTEGRSLVGALGERLHGIADQVGSVQTSMSTISHVLDSQSDTAGKLADGTTQVVSLTQANNKLLGDVLEAMGRMSQHLDSQVGNYAQLGSGALLVEIAKNDHIAFKRRVLDGVLGRTDLKADGVPDHHNCRLGKWYDAITDKAISGKPAYSNLVTPHQEVHAAAKRALTHAAQGDLDSAFAAIDDMNKASVAVVAMLETLATELAALEEARMAG
- a CDS encoding fumarylacetoacetate hydrolase family protein, which encodes MDEKRRQFLTLGAAVAAGALMPAAAGAAGPIPNAAAGALRLITYSTGGGAARIGVVKASGRVVDVGAAAKARGMTLSFDPSNMVSLIAAGDFALAQARQLMLEGPDSGPMVSDVRLLAPIPEPTRNVYAVGWNYLEHFKEGEAMRLKTAELPEHPVFFSKAVGTINGPYDPIPYDPAVSTSIDWECELAVIIGKKGRNIAEADAMKHVFGFCVINDTTARDVQQKKHGGQWFKGKSLDGHGPLGPWIVPASDIDHTRVHLITRVNGVVKQDASTEQMYFKVPRIIAELSAGLTLEPGDIIATGTPPGVGGARKPPEFLKLGDVMETEIVEIGLLRNVIGG
- a CDS encoding M3 family oligoendopeptidase, yielding MTFVAPANDLGTLPEWDLSDLYPAPDSPELEADLQAASAASQAFEAAYAGKLAGLPGAELGRAIAEYERIGQIIYRAMSYAQLLYSGDVSDSERGRFYQGMQERVTDISTHTLFFTLEINRLDDSVLAEKLKAPEAAHYGPWLRDLRVFRPHQLSDEAEKMLHELHVVGTAAWNRLFDETMARLRFPLGGREVTSAEVLNCLSDKDGARRKEAAKSLGKVLGDNAPLFALITNTLAKEKEIEDKWRAYARPQSYRNLSNQVEDGVVDALVSAVKGCFPQLSHRYYALKAKWFGVDKMDYWDRNAPLPDDDDRKYTWEQARDTVLGAYGAFSPDMAAVGKKFFDNNWIDAPVRPGKSPGAFAHPTVPSVHPYLLVNYLGKSRDVMTLAHELGHGVHQVLAGVQGGLMSDTPLTLAETASVFGEMLTFRAMLERETSPKSRRIMLASKVEDMINTVVRQVAFYEFESLLHDERRRGELSPERIGELWMSVQADSLGPAFRFHDEYKHFWTYIPHFVHSPFYVYAYAFGDCLVNSLYSVYAKGGIPDFPAKYLDMLRAGGTLRHQDLLAPFGLDAGDPQFWRQGLDVVIGFIDELEAM
- a CDS encoding long-chain fatty acid--CoA ligase, whose product is MEVDFAAQTSLPAMFLGQAERLSARPFLGHKADGVWQALSWAETAERVLALAAGLRALGLEPGDRVMLVAENRPEWAVADLAIMAAGGISVPAYTTNTVADHLHILDNSGARLVIVSTRPLAERVLPAAARSAQAPALIAMEPLALAQSPGVDVHAWDAVLELGRHRADDIRGTVAGLKRDDTACLIYTSGTGGVPKGVMLSHGAILCNCMGAADVLRELGLEDEVFLSFLPLSHAYEHTAGLYFPISIGAEIRYAEGIEVLASNMAEVSPTIMTAVPRLYETMRARILKGLSRVSPLRRRLFMAALDLGTRRMEGRRLGPLDRLADRVLERLVRDKVRARFGGRLKAFVSGGAPLPYEVGAFFLALGVRILQGYGQTEAAPVIAVNRPDHNRIETVGPPMLGVDLRIAGDGEILVRGELVMRGYWRDGAATAQAIDSEGWLHTGDIGEIDADGRLRITDRKKDIIVNSGGDNVAPQRIEGFLTLEPEIAQAMVHGDRRPHLVALIVPDREWAQSWAEANGRTESVDQLLTCDDLRKALTLVIDRVNRQLSPIEKIRRFMIATSPFDIDNGMLTPTLKIRRHQIRAIYGAALDGLYEEKSQSRNQAFQ
- a CDS encoding response regulator is translated as MPLAPAPANVDLSKVKALVCEPSLPIRQGIRLALNNVGIREIMEASTFLAAHQACKEGDHDFLVLNQEIEANDSTFIMRELRSGSLGRDPFILTVMLLASREEPKVRSAIDCGPDDLLLIPFAPDQLMSRLRVLVERRKPFVVTHDYIGPDRRAAPRPGATSATQFQVPNPVRARGTNLPRDRYDRLKQDSIVAIGIERIKRLAATMDWECNALTVSAREGKMTPESTYRSLLKLEQVTTELSNRVAKQLGHATETIDGLTELCRRLKATPSNVIFSDIETVTQTSRRISGTYSSR